In a single window of the Acidobacteriota bacterium genome:
- a CDS encoding M1 family metallopeptidase: MLAGCGSLIRSDDATLYEATRSEATRDWRVVNLVSPGADPHSFSRPDQVSVDHLTLELDVDFAREVLSGTATLSIANHTGADRLILDTRDLTIRDVTWGDGRDARWFLTQPTELLGRALVIELVPGVEKVVIDYETSPKAAAVQWLGPEQTASGKPFLFTQSQAILARTWVPIQDTPGVRFTYDATVRVPQGMLALMSAENPTSINGTGVYSFRMPQPIPSYLLALAAGDLRFRSLGPRSGVYAEPSVVEAAASEFSDTPKMITAAEEMYGPYRWGRYDILVLPASFPFGGMENPRLTFATPTIIAGDRSLVSLVAHELAHSWSGNLVTNATWNDFWLNEGFTNYFTERIMEELYGRDYSEMLAVLDLQDLREEIDDLGPTSADTHLYLDLAGRDPDEGMTNVAYVKGHFFLRWLEQQFGRERFDRFLREWFDENAFESRTTAEFVEFLDDRLLSGSEIDVTDVQRWIYSPALPSSLREPQSDRFSEVEREIDRFMTGTPATQLEVDGWSTHEWLHFIRNLPTLDESQMARLDAAFNLSETGNSEIKFAWLTAAIRADYDPAYPVLEQFLTEMGRRKFVLPLFEDLAKTEKGMIIARRIYSKTRPMYHTITRDSVDEALGWNEWREE; encoded by the coding sequence ATGCTGGCGGGATGCGGCTCACTCATTCGCTCGGACGACGCCACGCTCTACGAGGCCACTCGCTCCGAGGCGACTCGCGACTGGAGAGTCGTGAATCTCGTGAGTCCGGGCGCCGATCCTCATTCCTTCTCGCGACCCGATCAGGTCTCCGTGGATCATCTGACGCTCGAACTCGACGTCGACTTTGCGCGGGAGGTCCTCAGCGGCACGGCTACGCTGTCGATTGCGAACCACACCGGAGCAGATCGTCTCATTCTCGACACCCGCGATCTGACGATCCGTGACGTCACCTGGGGCGATGGCCGCGACGCTCGCTGGTTCCTCACCCAGCCGACCGAATTGCTCGGGCGAGCGCTCGTGATCGAGCTGGTCCCCGGCGTCGAGAAAGTCGTGATCGATTACGAGACGTCCCCCAAGGCCGCTGCGGTGCAGTGGCTCGGCCCCGAACAGACCGCGAGCGGCAAGCCGTTTCTCTTCACACAGAGCCAGGCGATTCTCGCCAGGACCTGGGTCCCCATTCAGGACACTCCGGGTGTGCGGTTCACCTACGATGCGACTGTCCGCGTCCCGCAGGGGATGCTGGCGCTGATGAGCGCGGAGAATCCGACCTCGATCAACGGCACGGGGGTGTACAGCTTCCGGATGCCGCAGCCGATCCCGTCCTATCTTCTGGCTCTGGCAGCCGGTGATCTCCGGTTCCGTTCGCTCGGCCCGCGCTCGGGCGTATATGCGGAGCCGAGCGTGGTCGAAGCAGCAGCCTCCGAGTTTTCCGACACCCCGAAGATGATCACGGCCGCCGAGGAGATGTACGGACCGTACCGGTGGGGTCGGTACGACATTCTCGTCCTCCCCGCCAGCTTCCCCTTCGGAGGGATGGAGAATCCGCGCCTGACGTTCGCGACGCCCACGATCATCGCGGGAGACCGCTCGCTGGTATCGCTGGTCGCTCACGAGCTCGCCCATTCCTGGTCCGGCAATCTCGTCACCAACGCGACATGGAACGACTTCTGGCTCAACGAAGGCTTCACCAACTATTTCACCGAACGGATCATGGAGGAGCTTTACGGACGCGACTATTCGGAGATGCTCGCCGTCCTCGATCTTCAGGATCTCCGCGAGGAGATCGACGATCTCGGGCCGACCTCCGCCGACACACACCTCTATCTCGATCTGGCAGGCCGCGATCCGGACGAAGGAATGACGAACGTTGCATACGTCAAGGGACATTTCTTCCTTCGGTGGCTCGAGCAGCAGTTCGGCAGGGAGAGGTTCGACCGCTTCCTCCGCGAGTGGTTCGACGAGAACGCGTTCGAGTCGAGAACGACCGCCGAGTTCGTCGAGTTTCTCGACGATCGACTTCTGTCTGGTTCGGAGATCGATGTGACGGACGTCCAGCGATGGATCTACAGTCCTGCTCTGCCGTCGTCGCTCCGCGAGCCGCAATCCGACCGTTTCTCGGAAGTCGAAAGGGAGATCGATCGGTTCATGACCGGCACGCCGGCAACGCAGCTCGAAGTCGATGGCTGGTCGACACATGAATGGCTGCATTTCATCCGAAATCTCCCGACGCTCGATGAATCGCAGATGGCGCGGCTCGACGCGGCCTTCAATCTCTCGGAGACCGGGAACAGCGAGATCAAGTTCGCCTGGCTGACCGCGGCAATCCGGGCGGATTACGACCCGGCCTACCCGGTCCTCGAACAATTCCTCACCGAGATGGGACGGCGCAAGTTCGTCCTTCCTCTGTTCGAGGATCTCGCAAAAACCGAGAAGGGGATGATCATCGCCCGGAGGATCTACTCGAAGACCCGCCCGATGTACCACACGATCACCCGCGATTCCGTCGACGAGGCGCTGGGCTGGAACGAGTGGAGAGAAGAGTGA
- a CDS encoding patatin-like phospholipase family protein, whose translation MGSDIAVVLGGGGARAAYQVGVLRAIARERPEFRFPIITGVSAGGINAAFLGAVGADCSLHPVDQLTELWMTLRMKDVFETDSLTASRIAMSWLKRLASGGRGARNASPALLDTSPLREFLGKAFNARADGSIPGVEENIQHGALDALALTTLNYTTGQTITWVQGREIETWERPNRRSIQTPITIEHVMASAALPILFPAVQIGASWYGDGGVRLSAPLSPALHLGARRMLVISTRYNRSFEEADIAETPGYPPPAQILGQLVKAIFLDVIDQDVLRVELINSLLENLEPDARLGLSPIRLVVVRPSEDLGVLAAGYEKTLPPAFRYMTRGLGSRETRSADFLSMLMFEPEFMMKLIDLGENDADAQMEEILGVLDEERPAEQSRMTGG comes from the coding sequence ATGGGTAGCGACATCGCGGTGGTGCTCGGAGGAGGCGGCGCGCGTGCGGCCTATCAGGTCGGCGTCCTGCGTGCGATCGCGCGAGAGCGTCCGGAGTTCCGCTTTCCGATCATCACGGGCGTCTCGGCGGGCGGCATCAACGCCGCGTTTCTCGGGGCCGTCGGCGCCGATTGCTCTCTTCACCCCGTCGATCAGCTCACCGAGCTCTGGATGACGCTCCGGATGAAGGACGTCTTCGAGACGGACTCGCTCACCGCGAGTCGAATCGCGATGAGCTGGCTCAAGCGTCTCGCTTCGGGTGGCCGGGGGGCGCGAAACGCGAGCCCCGCCCTTCTCGACACGAGCCCGCTCCGGGAGTTTCTCGGGAAGGCGTTCAATGCCCGGGCGGACGGGTCCATTCCAGGCGTGGAGGAAAATATCCAGCATGGCGCGCTCGACGCGCTCGCGCTCACGACGCTCAACTACACGACTGGGCAGACGATCACCTGGGTGCAGGGGCGCGAGATCGAGACGTGGGAGCGCCCGAACCGTCGCAGCATCCAGACTCCGATCACCATCGAGCACGTCATGGCTTCAGCCGCCCTCCCGATACTCTTTCCTGCTGTGCAGATCGGCGCCTCCTGGTACGGTGACGGCGGCGTCCGTCTCTCGGCGCCGCTCTCGCCGGCCCTCCATCTCGGCGCACGCCGCATGCTCGTGATCTCGACCCGTTACAATCGCAGCTTCGAGGAAGCGGATATCGCCGAAACTCCCGGGTATCCCCCGCCGGCCCAGATTCTCGGCCAGCTCGTGAAGGCGATCTTTCTCGACGTCATCGATCAGGACGTCCTTCGCGTCGAATTGATCAATTCTCTTCTCGAGAACCTCGAGCCGGATGCGCGCCTCGGTCTTTCTCCGATTCGACTTGTCGTCGTCCGCCCCTCCGAGGATCTCGGTGTCCTCGCGGCTGGCTACGAAAAAACCCTCCCTCCCGCTTTCCGCTACATGACACGGGGCCTCGGTTCACGCGAAACGAGGAGCGCCGATTTCCTCAGCATGCTGATGTTCGAGCCGGAGTTCATGATGAAGCTCATCGATCTCGGCGAGAACGATGCGGACGCTCAGATGGAGGAGATCCTCGGCGTTCTGGATGAAGAGCGACCGGCGGAACAATCGCGAATGACGGGTGGTTGA
- the moaA gene encoding GTP 3',8-cyclase MoaA has protein sequence MRTEDRLGRPVRDLRISVTDRCNFRCSYCMPREAFENFEYLKRSEILDFEEIARLARIFVRLGVRKLRLTGGEPLLRKDLPVLVEMLAAIRGVEDLSLTTNGTRLAELAPPLARAGLKRVTVSLDSLDPHTFRKLTDSSTSIERVLEGIGAARNAGLGPIKINSVIRRGINDGEIMDLVRFARENGVVLRFIEYMDVGTTNRWRLEEVVPTAELVRMINAAFPIEPVADSDGVARSWKFRDGGGTIGFVSSVSKPFCSDCVRARISADGRLYTCLFASEGHDLRTLVRSGLDDAGISERIGAIWTVRSDRYSELRGEATGGADRIEMSRIGG, from the coding sequence ATGCGAACCGAGGACCGCCTGGGTCGTCCAGTCCGTGATCTCAGGATCTCGGTCACGGACCGTTGCAATTTTCGATGCAGCTACTGCATGCCGAGGGAGGCCTTCGAGAATTTCGAGTACCTGAAACGTTCCGAGATCCTCGATTTCGAAGAGATCGCGCGACTCGCTCGCATCTTCGTCCGCCTCGGCGTCCGGAAGCTTCGGTTGACCGGCGGCGAGCCGCTCCTCCGGAAGGACCTTCCGGTGCTCGTGGAGATGCTCGCGGCGATTCGTGGAGTCGAAGACCTGAGCCTCACCACGAATGGGACACGGCTCGCCGAGCTCGCTCCGCCGCTCGCCCGCGCCGGATTGAAGAGGGTCACGGTGAGCCTCGACTCGCTCGACCCGCACACCTTCCGTAAACTCACCGATTCGTCGACGTCGATTGAACGCGTTCTCGAAGGGATCGGTGCGGCGCGGAATGCCGGACTGGGACCGATCAAGATCAACTCGGTCATCCGGCGTGGGATCAACGACGGCGAGATCATGGACCTCGTCCGGTTCGCCAGGGAGAATGGCGTCGTTCTCCGCTTCATCGAGTACATGGACGTCGGGACCACCAACCGGTGGCGTCTCGAGGAGGTCGTCCCGACCGCGGAGCTCGTCCGGATGATCAATGCAGCGTTTCCGATCGAGCCGGTCGCCGACTCGGATGGAGTGGCGAGGAGCTGGAAATTTCGTGATGGCGGAGGAACGATCGGCTTCGTCTCTTCCGTCTCGAAACCGTTCTGCAGCGACTGTGTTCGAGCGAGGATCTCGGCGGATGGCAGGCTCTACACCTGCCTCTTCGCCTCGGAAGGTCACGACCTTCGCACGCTCGTGAGAAGCGGGCTCGATGACGCCGGGATCTCGGAGCGGATCGGCGCGATCTGGACCGTGAGGAGCGACCGCTACTCGGAGCTCCGCGGCGAGGCTACGGGGGGCGCCGATCGGATCGAAATGTCCCGGATCGGCGGATGA
- a CDS encoding S8 family serine peptidase: protein MKRMLALALVLGTGVTLFADEPQRRQWLVATTVPAAELFAPPAITLIDPDRRAPELEGIRDRVIARIEVVDGFAAELTESEASELRKSSLVRYVEPVYERRALELDSAPPSTLAGSQETPWGILRVRAPEVWHYGRGKRVRVGVIDTGIDYTHPDLAHAYRGGKDFVNGDDDPMDDRGHGTHVAGTIGAADDLAGVVGVAPEAELYGLKVLDSSGSGSSLNIIRAVEWAVDNDLDVINLSLGGGEHSKFENEVFEKARRSGVVAVAAAGNAWPLHTTLDYPAAYRSVVSVAALTREDSLAGFSQRAADLDLSAPGVGVDSSYSETRLLITEASGAGHFGHWMAFSPRTPVVGSLVDCGLGNRGEFPATVKGNIALIRRGGSTFAEKSANAQAAGAIGALIFNHTVAGQENGGVIIGTLGQPGNWIPTIGISRESGESMLRHGLGPVTMKETNVVGYAALQGTSMATPHVAGVFALMKGIKPWVDAETLVGIVRAAADDLGDPGPDAVFGAGAVDGFRSLQELAPELFEGTGEPDGAAPPSRRRSTSHRG from the coding sequence ATGAAGCGTATGCTCGCCCTCGCGCTGGTGCTCGGTACCGGCGTCACGCTGTTCGCCGATGAACCGCAGCGCAGGCAGTGGCTGGTCGCAACGACGGTTCCGGCGGCGGAGCTGTTCGCTCCTCCGGCGATCACGCTGATCGATCCGGATCGCAGAGCTCCCGAGCTCGAGGGAATCAGAGATCGCGTCATCGCCCGCATCGAGGTCGTCGATGGATTCGCTGCAGAGCTGACCGAGAGCGAGGCGAGCGAGCTCCGGAAGAGCTCGCTGGTCCGCTACGTCGAGCCGGTCTACGAGCGCCGAGCTCTCGAGCTCGACAGCGCGCCCCCCTCGACTCTCGCCGGATCGCAGGAGACGCCATGGGGAATTCTCCGCGTTCGCGCCCCCGAGGTCTGGCACTACGGCCGGGGGAAACGGGTACGGGTCGGAGTCATCGATACGGGGATCGACTACACGCACCCGGATCTGGCTCACGCATATCGCGGTGGCAAGGATTTCGTGAACGGGGACGACGACCCGATGGATGACCGGGGCCACGGTACTCATGTGGCGGGGACGATCGGAGCGGCGGACGACCTCGCCGGTGTAGTCGGCGTCGCGCCCGAAGCCGAGCTCTATGGGCTGAAGGTTCTCGATTCGTCCGGCTCGGGAAGCTCGCTCAACATCATCCGCGCGGTCGAGTGGGCGGTCGATAACGATCTGGATGTGATCAACCTCTCACTCGGAGGCGGAGAACATTCTAAATTCGAGAACGAGGTCTTCGAGAAAGCCCGACGGTCGGGAGTCGTGGCTGTCGCTGCGGCGGGGAATGCCTGGCCGCTTCATACGACGCTGGACTATCCGGCGGCGTACCGGTCGGTCGTGAGCGTTGCGGCGCTGACTCGAGAGGACTCGCTCGCCGGATTCTCGCAGCGTGCGGCGGATCTCGATCTTTCCGCCCCGGGTGTGGGCGTCGATTCGTCGTACTCGGAAACTCGCCTTCTGATCACCGAAGCTTCCGGAGCGGGCCACTTCGGCCACTGGATGGCGTTCTCTCCCAGAACTCCCGTTGTGGGCTCTCTCGTCGATTGCGGGCTGGGGAACAGGGGAGAGTTTCCCGCAACGGTGAAAGGGAACATCGCGCTGATCCGGCGTGGAGGAAGCACATTTGCGGAGAAGTCCGCGAATGCGCAGGCTGCCGGCGCGATCGGGGCGCTGATCTTCAATCACACGGTGGCCGGGCAGGAAAATGGAGGAGTGATCATCGGAACCCTGGGACAGCCGGGGAACTGGATTCCGACGATCGGGATCTCCCGCGAGTCTGGTGAGAGCATGCTGCGGCACGGTCTGGGCCCGGTGACGATGAAGGAAACCAACGTCGTCGGATACGCCGCGCTGCAGGGGACGTCGATGGCGACGCCCCACGTAGCCGGAGTCTTTGCTCTCATGAAGGGGATCAAGCCGTGGGTCGACGCCGAAACTCTGGTCGGGATCGTTCGCGCGGCCGCCGATGATCTGGGCGATCCGGGACCCGACGCGGTGTTCGGAGCCGGAGCGGTCGATGGCTTCCGATCGCTGCAGGAGCTCGCCCCCGAGCTCTTCGAAGGTACCGGAGAACCGGACGGGGCCGCGCCACCATCGCGTCGCCGCTCGACCTCCCATCGAGGCTGA